In Mycobacterium sp. 050128, one genomic interval encodes:
- a CDS encoding type II toxin-antitoxin system VapB family antitoxin, translating into MLKKVEIEIDDDLVQEAIRRYHLADAREVVHLALRTLLDAEDADGDQEDIYDEFSDLSAWQPHRNNGGG; encoded by the coding sequence ATGCTCAAGAAGGTCGAAATCGAGATCGACGACGACCTGGTGCAAGAGGCAATACGTCGCTATCACCTGGCCGATGCGCGCGAGGTCGTGCACCTGGCGCTGCGGACCCTGCTCGACGCGGAGGACGCGGATGGCGACCAAGAGGACATTTACGACGAGTTCAGCGACCTCAGCGCGTGGCAACCACACCGCAACAACGGCGGCGGCTGA